A part of Hippopotamus amphibius kiboko isolate mHipAmp2 chromosome 16, mHipAmp2.hap2, whole genome shotgun sequence genomic DNA contains:
- the LOC130838874 gene encoding cytochrome c oxidase subunit 7A1, mitochondrial isoform X1, which produces MRALRVSQALVRSFSSTARNRFQNRVAEKQKLFQEDNDLPVHLKGGLTDNILYRVTMGLCLGGTVYSLYCLGWASFPHKK; this is translated from the exons ATGAGGGCCCTGCGG GTCTCCCAGGCACTGGTACGCTCCTTTAGCTCAACCGCCCGGAACCGCTTCCAGAACCGAGTGGCTGAGAAACAGAAACTCTTCCAG GAGGACAATGACCTCCCGGTGCACTTGAAGGGCGGTCTAACCGACAACATCCTGTATCGAGTGACTATGGGTCTCTGTCTGGGAG GCACTGTTTACAGCCTGTACTGCCTTGGCTGGGCCTCCTTCCCTCACAAGAAGTGA
- the LOC130838874 gene encoding cytochrome c oxidase subunit 7A1, mitochondrial isoform X2 gives MVSQALVRSFSSTARNRFQNRVAEKQKLFQEDNDLPVHLKGGLTDNILYRVTMGLCLGGTVYSLYCLGWASFPHKK, from the exons ATG GTCTCCCAGGCACTGGTACGCTCCTTTAGCTCAACCGCCCGGAACCGCTTCCAGAACCGAGTGGCTGAGAAACAGAAACTCTTCCAG GAGGACAATGACCTCCCGGTGCACTTGAAGGGCGGTCTAACCGACAACATCCTGTATCGAGTGACTATGGGTCTCTGTCTGGGAG GCACTGTTTACAGCCTGTACTGCCTTGGCTGGGCCTCCTTCCCTCACAAGAAGTGA